From one Rubidibacter lacunae KORDI 51-2 genomic stretch:
- a CDS encoding DUF4079 domain-containing protein, with the protein MGIEIPDSVKVWSQAFHPIFMWVLLAGAGYALYLGWQARRGRTTDDKALRKQLLIERKSRDKHHQIGSALLALVTLGCLGGMAVTYINNGRLFLGPHLLAGLGMVGMLTIAAALTPLMQQGHEWARNTHIALNLAMLGIFGWQAVSGMQIVAKILNKL; encoded by the coding sequence ATGGGCATCGAAATTCCCGATTCGGTAAAGGTTTGGTCGCAGGCATTCCACCCAATTTTTATGTGGGTGCTGCTAGCAGGAGCTGGTTACGCGCTCTATCTCGGCTGGCAGGCGCGGCGGGGACGGACGACGGATGACAAGGCTCTCCGCAAGCAATTGCTGATCGAGCGGAAGTCGCGCGACAAGCATCACCAGATCGGATCGGCGCTGCTAGCGTTAGTTACGCTAGGGTGTCTCGGCGGGATGGCGGTGACGTATATCAACAACGGCCGCTTATTCCTCGGTCCGCATCTGCTTGCCGGTTTGGGTATGGTAGGCATGCTGACAATTGCCGCAGCCCTGACGCCGCTCATGCAGCAAGGACATGAATGGGCCCGCAACACCCACATTGCTCTAAACCTAGCGATGCTCGGTATCTTCGGTTGGCAGGCAGTCTCAGGCATGCAAATTGTTGCCAAGATCCTCAACAAACTCTAA
- a CDS encoding response regulator — MQPKLLKAMLQGTLDEIDIRSILQFLELGQRTGVLFVEAPTSGSECLSLRFWSVELAQGRIVFATELHSDPLLRLRDSLRRYKGAASALDAGYSLSDCARPLEHTYLWQLLEHRLLSPAQGRFVLENLVVETLFDLMSLQQGRFWFQSGPALEPQLVALAPSEVAPLAVLQLQQWKLLHPHVQSPEQRPTVVDRCSLQSALSERAFRSLARACNGNLSLRRIARLLNRDLLSTAKAIYPYVECGWVQLSRVDGTPSATPPKEPHKPQVICIDSDVTNCQRVEYSLNQYDCNTVAVNDMRRVLDLTFELRPDFIFCALSLPMLAGDEYCAMLRATANYRHAPIAIILPIDSNYFDCMRAQLAGATELLFQPFDESEPAALLAKHLRRGDLSARLRASKSAGLGGY; from the coding sequence ATGCAACCAAAGCTTCTCAAAGCCATGCTGCAAGGTACGCTTGACGAGATCGACATCCGTAGCATACTGCAATTCCTTGAATTGGGTCAGCGAACGGGCGTGTTGTTTGTAGAAGCCCCCACATCGGGTAGCGAGTGCTTATCCTTGCGATTCTGGTCGGTGGAACTCGCTCAGGGTCGGATTGTTTTTGCAACCGAGCTCCACAGCGATCCACTTCTGCGACTGCGCGATTCACTGCGGCGCTACAAAGGTGCCGCTAGTGCTCTCGACGCGGGTTATTCTCTTAGCGATTGCGCCCGTCCCCTCGAACATACTTATCTGTGGCAGCTGCTCGAACACCGCTTGTTATCTCCCGCTCAAGGACGCTTTGTACTTGAGAACCTTGTTGTGGAGACCTTATTCGATCTAATGAGCCTCCAGCAGGGTCGGTTCTGGTTCCAGTCCGGACCAGCTCTCGAACCTCAACTCGTTGCCCTTGCCCCTAGCGAAGTTGCACCGCTGGCCGTCCTTCAATTGCAGCAATGGAAGCTATTGCACCCGCACGTGCAGTCGCCCGAGCAGCGCCCAACTGTTGTCGATCGCTGCTCTTTGCAATCCGCCTTGAGCGAGCGAGCGTTCCGTAGCCTTGCTCGTGCTTGTAATGGCAACCTCTCCCTAAGGCGCATAGCTCGCCTGCTCAACCGTGACTTGTTGTCAACGGCCAAGGCAATTTACCCCTACGTCGAGTGCGGTTGGGTCCAACTATCGCGTGTCGATGGAACGCCAAGCGCTACCCCACCAAAAGAACCGCACAAACCCCAGGTTATTTGTATAGATAGTGACGTGACGAACTGCCAGCGCGTGGAGTATAGTTTGAATCAGTACGATTGCAACACGGTGGCTGTTAACGACATGCGCCGGGTTCTGGATCTTACTTTCGAGCTTCGTCCAGACTTTATCTTTTGCGCGCTATCGCTACCCATGCTGGCAGGCGATGAGTATTGTGCGATGTTGCGAGCAACTGCGAATTATCGCCACGCTCCGATCGCGATAATCCTACCTATCGACAGCAACTATTTCGATTGCATGCGAGCACAGCTTGCTGGAGCAACTGAATTATTGTTCCAACCCTTTGACGAAAGCGAACCTGCCGCACTGCTTGCTAAGCATCTAAGGCGAGGAGATTTATCGGCCCGACTCCGGGCAAGCAAGTCAGCGGGTCTTGGGGGATACTGA
- the speA gene encoding biosynthetic arginine decarboxylase — translation MPALPADRKRVAWTSADSEELYGLPAWGAPYFSADAGGHVLVSPQGGGGASLDLYDLVTSLRQRDVELPLLLRFPDILADRIGQLYSCFERAIARYGYDGSYRGVYPLKCNQQRHLVEAIVAAGRPYCLGLEAGSKPELALALAVLEAHGDPSGTDGLLICNGYKDRDYIAMALLASRLGQTPVVVVEQLEELAIALELSHEFNLEPLLGVRAKLSAAGSGRWSASTGDRAKFGLSAPQLLAAVEQLRASGQLQCLQLLHFHIGSQIAAIGTIKAAIREAAQLYVALVQLGANLHYLDVGGGLAVDYDGSKTHSDASKNYSLQNYANDIAAEVKEACDRAGVALPTLISESGRAIAAHHAVLIANVLGINTPPELQPSAEIALSRSDSSSSDSSPAESEHALVRELRDTYAAIAPDNLQESYHDAVQFKDEAASLFDFGYLSLRDRARVERLYWACCRQIRDCLRTLPSVPDDLSHLEATLAATYYVNLSVFRSLPDSWALQQLFPILPIHRLDTEPSERATLADLTCDSDGRLDRFPSTSGHSKPFLELHPPVAGEPYYLGVFLVGAYQEILGSAHNLFGDANVAHVRVRPDGYQIEHLIRGDTATEILARVHYDAEDLVEALRRRTECAIASQQIALPDAQRLLRTYERGLRNYTYLEQ, via the coding sequence GTGCCAGCGCTTCCAGCCGATCGCAAGCGCGTCGCGTGGACGTCAGCCGATAGCGAGGAGCTTTACGGGTTGCCTGCTTGGGGCGCGCCATATTTTTCAGCAGATGCTGGCGGGCACGTGCTAGTGTCGCCTCAAGGCGGGGGCGGTGCCTCGCTGGATTTATACGATTTGGTGACATCTCTGCGCCAGCGAGACGTTGAGTTACCCCTATTACTCCGCTTCCCGGATATTCTGGCCGATCGAATCGGGCAGCTTTACTCCTGCTTCGAACGCGCGATCGCGCGCTATGGCTATGACGGCAGCTATCGGGGCGTGTATCCGCTCAAGTGCAACCAGCAACGCCACTTAGTTGAGGCGATCGTGGCAGCTGGCCGGCCCTATTGCTTGGGGTTAGAAGCGGGCTCGAAGCCCGAGCTGGCGCTGGCGCTGGCAGTGCTGGAAGCACATGGGGATCCCTCTGGCACAGATGGGCTCTTGATATGCAACGGTTACAAAGACCGCGATTACATTGCGATGGCGTTGCTGGCATCGCGGTTGGGGCAAACGCCGGTGGTGGTGGTCGAGCAGTTGGAGGAACTCGCGATCGCACTCGAGTTAAGTCACGAGTTCAATCTGGAGCCCCTACTGGGCGTGCGGGCCAAGCTGAGCGCAGCAGGCAGCGGACGCTGGAGCGCTTCGACAGGCGATCGCGCCAAGTTCGGGCTGAGCGCGCCGCAACTGTTAGCAGCCGTAGAGCAGTTACGCGCGAGCGGACAGTTACAGTGCCTGCAGCTCTTGCACTTCCACATCGGCTCGCAAATTGCCGCGATCGGGACGATCAAAGCCGCAATCCGCGAAGCCGCCCAGCTTTATGTAGCACTGGTGCAGCTCGGGGCAAATTTACATTACTTGGACGTGGGCGGCGGTTTGGCTGTGGACTATGACGGCTCCAAAACTCACAGCGATGCCTCAAAGAATTACAGCCTGCAAAACTACGCCAACGACATCGCAGCAGAAGTGAAAGAAGCCTGCGATCGCGCAGGGGTTGCCTTGCCAACCCTGATCAGCGAAAGCGGTCGGGCGATCGCCGCGCATCACGCAGTATTGATTGCGAACGTGCTCGGCATCAACACCCCACCCGAGTTGCAACCCAGTGCAGAGATCGCATTGTCGCGCTCGGACAGTAGCTCTTCGGACAGTTCCCCTGCAGAGTCCGAACACGCACTCGTACGAGAGCTGCGCGACACCTATGCCGCGATCGCGCCGGACAACCTGCAGGAGTCCTATCACGACGCCGTCCAATTTAAGGACGAAGCTGCGAGCTTGTTCGACTTCGGGTACCTGAGCTTGCGCGATCGCGCCCGGGTCGAGCGTTTGTATTGGGCGTGCTGCCGCCAGATCCGCGATTGCCTGCGCACCCTACCGAGCGTGCCCGACGACCTCAGCCATTTGGAAGCGACTTTGGCAGCAACGTATTACGTCAATCTATCGGTATTTCGCTCGTTGCCCGATAGCTGGGCGCTACAGCAACTATTCCCGATACTGCCAATTCACCGCCTCGATACCGAACCGTCCGAGCGCGCCACCCTCGCGGATCTGACCTGCGACAGCGACGGACGGCTGGATCGCTTTCCGAGCACAAGCGGCCATAGCAAACCCTTTCTCGAGCTACACCCGCCGGTTGCGGGCGAGCCCTACTACCTGGGCGTGTTTCTAGTCGGCGCATATCAAGAGATTTTAGGGAGCGCGCACAATTTGTTCGGCGATGCGAACGTTGCCCACGTACGTGTCCGCCCAGACGGCTATCAAATCGAGCACCTAATCCGCGGCGATACGGCGACCGAGATACTCGCGCGCGTTCATTACGATGCCGAAGACTTAGTCGAGGCGTTGCGCCGGCGAACCGAGTGCGCGATCGCGAGCCAGCAAATCGCACTACCCGACGCCCAGCGCCTGCTCCGTACGTACGAACGTGGATTGCGTAATTATACATACCTCGAACAATAA
- a CDS encoding response regulator, which translates to MSTVLVVEDSLTQRQMISDILKDSELQTAVESVSDGVEALERIQESRPDIVVLDIVMPRMNGYEVCRQIKTDPETQGVPVVMCSSKGEEFDRYWGIKQGADAYISKPFEPAELIGTVKQLLRGRE; encoded by the coding sequence ATGAGCACCGTCTTGGTGGTAGAGGATAGCCTAACGCAGCGGCAGATGATCTCGGACATTCTTAAGGACAGCGAGTTGCAAACAGCCGTAGAAAGCGTTAGCGACGGTGTTGAAGCACTCGAACGTATTCAGGAGAGTCGCCCCGATATTGTTGTCTTAGATATTGTTATGCCGCGGATGAACGGGTACGAGGTCTGCCGTCAGATTAAAACCGACCCCGAGACTCAGGGCGTTCCCGTTGTGATGTGTTCTTCCAAGGGCGAAGAATTCGATCGCTACTGGGGTATCAAGCAGGGTGCTGATGCCTATATTTCCAAACCCTTCGAGCCAGCAGAACTAATCGGCACGGTCAAACAGCTTTTGCGCGGGAGGGAGTAG
- a CDS encoding CheW domain-containing protein, with protein MTADQPLLGNLVPSNAAVEDFEQRLAPEGELYLRFCIPSGKEFALSATGIREVVSQSPGLITAIPNASYLLLGTMNLRGQVIWVADLGQFLGETTALTTERSEIPVIAIEEQETTIGLAVEDIIGMDWLDTNRLRMSSSVPDSMTSFVSGEWDLDAQSGPCLRLLDAAAILRSARWAA; from the coding sequence ATGACGGCCGACCAACCACTTCTCGGCAACCTAGTTCCTAGCAACGCTGCTGTTGAGGATTTCGAGCAGCGGCTTGCCCCTGAGGGTGAGCTTTATTTGCGGTTCTGCATTCCCTCGGGTAAGGAGTTTGCACTGTCGGCAACTGGGATCCGCGAAGTGGTTTCTCAGTCGCCCGGGCTGATTACAGCAATTCCCAATGCTTCATATTTACTGCTCGGTACGATGAACCTTCGCGGGCAAGTTATTTGGGTTGCCGATCTCGGGCAGTTCCTGGGCGAAACAACGGCACTAACGACCGAGCGGTCTGAAATTCCCGTAATCGCCATTGAGGAGCAGGAGACGACAATTGGGCTGGCTGTTGAGGACATCATCGGCATGGACTGGTTGGACACCAACCGGCTACGCATGTCGAGTTCCGTTCCCGATAGCATGACATCGTTCGTTAGCGGCGAGTGGGACCTCGATGCCCAATCAGGGCCTTGCTTGCGCTTGCTCGATGCGGCAGCAATTCTTCGCTCGGCGCGTTGGGCTGCTTAG
- a CDS encoding MlaE family lipid ABC transporter permease subunit, which yields MAAAAGFGRWAERALAALFLGGQLLFHLRPGNIHRRNTLEQMAVVGPDSIGITMLTAAFVGMVFTIQVAREFINFGASSAVGGVLAIAIARELSPVLTAVVLAGRVGSAFAAEIGTMQVTEQIDALYILRTDPIDFLVLPRLIACCLMLPLLTILALLTGMAGGLLIATTVYDLPQQVFLNSAREFLDSWDLASAAIKSVVFGALIATIGCSWGLTTTGGAKGVGQSTTTAVVTSLLAIFVTNFFLSWLLFQGAGNAFGNIG from the coding sequence ATGGCAGCAGCTGCGGGATTTGGACGTTGGGCTGAGCGAGCACTGGCAGCGCTGTTTCTGGGCGGCCAGCTCCTCTTTCACCTTCGACCGGGAAATATTCACCGACGGAACACGCTCGAGCAGATGGCGGTGGTGGGCCCGGATTCGATCGGGATTACAATGCTGACTGCAGCATTTGTCGGGATGGTGTTTACGATTCAGGTCGCGCGGGAGTTTATCAACTTTGGTGCCAGTTCGGCAGTAGGCGGCGTATTGGCGATCGCGATTGCACGAGAGCTGTCCCCAGTGCTGACGGCAGTAGTGCTGGCTGGACGCGTGGGGTCGGCCTTTGCCGCGGAAATCGGGACGATGCAAGTGACCGAGCAAATCGACGCATTGTACATTCTGCGCACCGATCCGATCGATTTCCTAGTGTTGCCGCGCTTGATCGCTTGTTGCTTGATGCTGCCACTACTGACAATTCTGGCATTGCTGACAGGTATGGCAGGCGGGTTGTTAATCGCAACCACCGTGTACGACTTGCCGCAACAAGTATTTCTGAATTCGGCCCGGGAATTTCTCGATTCCTGGGACCTAGCTAGTGCAGCGATCAAGTCGGTGGTATTTGGGGCACTCATTGCCACAATCGGTTGTAGTTGGGGTTTGACAACTACCGGAGGAGCCAAGGGAGTCGGGCAGTCAACGACCACCGCGGTGGTGACGTCGCTGCTGGCAATCTTCGTGACCAACTTCTTTTTGTCGTGGCTGTTGTTTCAAGGGGCTGGCAATGCATTCGGTAACATCGGCTAG
- a CDS encoding methyl-accepting chemotaxis protein gives MALSTQYEQEYQRAERAYIQGRYKEAADIADRLIQKSPTDPSILLLRGHIYCCFEQYDRARAEYERVLSVTAEEDFLGYARKGIEDAQRWQEQQGQHSDNVTELSPPSPDRGDLASQPFSGPLSGSLSSLEEWDEGSEVTLPAADALDPFATTLSEDGMAAASEKLPSDWSVEDPFVLDSNEANQQTSTSEQGFVVPTEEDSQPTGIPFDTGENTTGEVTGFAREDDGEGEADSELSDAATLLMMPGEGAGDAFEASVELSDANLTGTHDAVENGFQSVDVEQTTWSESAAAQDLADFRLPQLDMNELESRSFATADNEVDDLGTMSSGTQVPSPPASKATSTSGWTADTSAEFLSGSEEPTVRSRGILAALHDAPLGRKQLYVAGAAGIVAAGAVLLAGTLLPISGGGSSSPPARFKISAAMGAIAGITSFGTVWLIGGAVARHTKRATADLQAQFYAVQQGNLNAKATVYSGDELGQLSAGFNQMTRAIATVTNEAQRKAQEQEQAKEDLQRQVIRLLDDVEGAARGDLTVQAEVSADVLGAVADAFNLTIRNLRTIVQQVKEAARQVNKCSAESESFAHSLSEDALRQAEELAVTLNSVQMMTDSIQRVAENAQEAEDVAQQASETALRGGEAVDSAVAGILQIRETVAQTARKVKRLAESSQEISKIVSAISQIASRTNNLALNASIEAARAGEAGRGFAVIADEVRQLADRSAKSLREIEKIVLQIQSETSSVMVAMEEGTQQVIEGTNRAEQAKQSLEDIIQVSKRIDTLVRSITADTVEQTETSRSVAQVMQSVEMTAQGTSQESQQVSGALQNLVSLAGDLLASVERFRVDPGEAS, from the coding sequence ATGGCACTAAGTACGCAGTACGAGCAGGAATACCAACGCGCCGAGCGCGCCTATATTCAGGGTCGCTATAAAGAGGCAGCAGATATTGCCGATCGCCTAATTCAGAAGTCGCCGACCGACCCGAGTATTCTGCTGCTGCGGGGACACATTTATTGCTGCTTCGAACAATACGACCGCGCCCGTGCCGAGTACGAGCGAGTTCTGAGCGTAACGGCTGAGGAGGACTTTCTCGGTTATGCCCGTAAGGGTATCGAGGACGCTCAACGCTGGCAGGAGCAGCAAGGGCAACACTCGGATAACGTCACCGAACTCTCGCCGCCGTCGCCCGACAGAGGCGACCTCGCATCGCAGCCATTTTCAGGGCCGTTGAGCGGCAGCCTCAGCAGTTTGGAAGAGTGGGACGAGGGTAGCGAAGTTACTTTACCGGCGGCAGATGCGCTCGATCCGTTTGCAACGACTCTGTCGGAGGACGGAATGGCAGCTGCCAGCGAAAAGTTGCCGAGCGACTGGAGTGTCGAGGATCCGTTTGTCCTTGATAGCAACGAAGCAAATCAACAAACCAGTACCAGCGAACAAGGGTTTGTCGTTCCTACGGAAGAAGATTCCCAACCCACCGGGATACCGTTTGATACGGGAGAGAATACGACGGGCGAAGTCACCGGTTTTGCTCGCGAAGACGATGGTGAAGGGGAAGCAGACAGCGAGCTTAGCGATGCAGCCACGCTGCTGATGATGCCGGGTGAAGGGGCTGGCGATGCTTTTGAAGCATCTGTCGAGCTGTCCGACGCAAACCTGACTGGAACTCATGACGCTGTCGAGAATGGATTTCAGTCAGTCGATGTCGAGCAAACGACGTGGTCGGAATCGGCAGCAGCTCAAGACCTAGCGGACTTCAGGTTGCCCCAGCTAGATATGAACGAGCTCGAAAGTCGCAGCTTCGCCACAGCGGATAACGAAGTGGACGACTTGGGCACCATGTCGAGCGGGACGCAAGTGCCGTCTCCCCCAGCTTCCAAAGCAACTTCAACGTCGGGGTGGACAGCCGATACATCGGCAGAATTTTTGTCGGGTTCTGAAGAGCCGACAGTCCGGTCACGCGGGATACTGGCCGCCCTACACGACGCACCGCTCGGGCGCAAGCAGTTGTATGTGGCTGGAGCGGCCGGGATCGTGGCAGCCGGGGCTGTGCTCCTGGCCGGAACGTTACTGCCAATTTCGGGCGGGGGCAGTTCGTCCCCCCCGGCTCGTTTCAAGATCTCGGCAGCCATGGGCGCGATCGCGGGTATTACTAGCTTCGGGACGGTCTGGCTTATTGGCGGCGCAGTTGCGCGCCACACCAAGCGTGCGACTGCTGACTTGCAAGCACAATTCTATGCCGTACAGCAAGGGAATTTAAACGCGAAAGCAACTGTTTACTCAGGCGACGAGCTCGGGCAGCTATCGGCGGGTTTCAACCAGATGACGCGCGCGATCGCGACTGTCACCAACGAAGCGCAGCGCAAAGCTCAAGAGCAAGAGCAAGCTAAAGAGGACTTGCAGCGCCAGGTGATCCGCCTGCTGGACGACGTAGAAGGCGCAGCTCGTGGCGACTTGACCGTACAGGCCGAAGTTAGTGCAGATGTGTTGGGTGCAGTTGCCGATGCCTTCAACTTAACGATTCGCAACCTAAGAACCATCGTGCAGCAGGTGAAAGAGGCTGCGCGGCAGGTTAACAAGTGTTCTGCCGAGAGCGAATCCTTCGCGCACAGCTTATCGGAGGACGCGCTGCGGCAGGCAGAGGAACTAGCGGTCACGTTAAATTCGGTGCAGATGATGACCGACTCGATTCAACGCGTGGCTGAAAACGCTCAGGAAGCAGAGGACGTGGCGCAGCAGGCATCGGAAACGGCACTGCGGGGGGGCGAAGCTGTAGACAGTGCGGTGGCTGGCATTTTGCAGATTCGCGAGACGGTGGCGCAAACGGCACGCAAAGTAAAACGTCTTGCCGAATCATCCCAAGAGATTTCCAAGATCGTCTCGGCAATTTCTCAGATTGCCTCTCGAACCAACAACCTGGCATTGAACGCATCCATTGAGGCGGCACGCGCTGGCGAAGCGGGACGTGGATTTGCCGTGATTGCAGACGAGGTGCGCCAGCTAGCAGACCGCTCTGCAAAGTCATTGCGGGAGATCGAAAAAATCGTATTGCAGATTCAAAGTGAGACGAGTTCGGTCATGGTGGCGATGGAAGAAGGCACTCAACAAGTAATCGAAGGAACGAATCGCGCCGAACAGGCGAAGCAGTCTCTGGAAGACATTATTCAGGTCTCCAAGCGCATCGACACTCTGGTGCGCTCGATTACGGCCGACACGGTCGAGCAAACAGAAACCTCCCGCTCAGTAGCACAGGTCATGCAGTCCGTTGAAATGACTGCCCAAGGAACATCTCAGGAGTCACAGCAGGTGTCTGGTGCGCTTCAGAACCTAGTAAGTCTGGCGGGCGACCTGCTGGCTTCGGTGGAACGGTTCCGCGTCGATCCAGGCGAGGCGAGCTAG
- the hmpF gene encoding pilus motility taxis protein HmpF, with amino-acid sequence MLYIVEVKRQTKTFMGTPRTMLKLLGCQRSDQGWSAVQGDETLTLEDASMNFNEGSLLLVDLSSTRQLQGRPELAGAKLVGLLQNLSRLVEKSRGQEEEIEQWKQSLTYQAQELNRREMEMESAEMELEAARDRIESMEKDLSRIEQERADLERLRADLGSRPEFQSGALLDESQMMQLRGVVEQLSAIGGAVLEPAREAISMVEQQQQQLAQRSEQLDRERLEAQHKTNETEHQLRRLGALQQELGDLQTTLDEVRTQSRAQDRVLESKQETLKLLARQLQAQSELRDSLAYLATTSNLVKLTQALDLDALEQMPVEDLQGTVDSLQRDLEKAIPFVNDQEEELRFQCGRIEELQEQLRQAGEVERSSVQLELEEEMDRYRFLEETLVGQRRTLKIRENILEQHQHVLMRRQGYSVESDAIERIDLGPVLHQLEERRAHLEEELQRIDGTIEQLRSGAGQLQEQVRFYESQCASKRKEVQVAEAVLQQLQAAAARVWGQVNASEAMLQQQRDALQATRERLEAVVLEVGGNHYREVLGEVQRALGLLAPSEVSAS; translated from the coding sequence GTGCTGTACATCGTGGAAGTCAAGCGACAGACTAAGACATTTATGGGTACTCCCAGGACGATGTTGAAGTTGCTGGGATGCCAGCGCAGCGACCAAGGTTGGAGTGCCGTTCAAGGTGACGAGACGCTGACACTTGAAGACGCAAGCATGAACTTCAATGAGGGTTCGCTGCTGTTAGTTGACCTCTCAAGCACCCGTCAATTGCAAGGGCGTCCCGAGTTGGCTGGTGCAAAGCTAGTGGGACTGTTGCAGAATCTCTCACGACTGGTGGAAAAGTCAAGAGGTCAGGAAGAGGAAATCGAACAGTGGAAGCAGTCTCTGACTTACCAAGCTCAGGAGCTTAATCGCCGCGAAATGGAGATGGAAAGTGCGGAGATGGAGTTGGAGGCGGCTCGCGATCGGATCGAGTCAATGGAAAAGGATCTTAGCCGCATAGAGCAAGAGCGTGCCGATCTCGAACGTTTGCGCGCCGATCTCGGTAGCCGCCCGGAGTTTCAAAGCGGTGCGTTGCTGGATGAGTCGCAGATGATGCAACTGCGCGGTGTTGTCGAGCAACTCTCAGCAATTGGTGGAGCGGTGCTCGAGCCAGCCCGGGAGGCCATTTCGATGGTCGAGCAGCAACAGCAGCAACTTGCCCAGCGCTCCGAGCAGCTCGACCGCGAACGTTTGGAAGCCCAGCATAAGACCAACGAAACCGAGCATCAGCTAAGACGATTGGGCGCTTTGCAACAGGAGCTGGGCGACCTACAAACAACTCTTGATGAAGTTCGTACGCAGTCGCGAGCTCAGGACCGGGTGCTGGAGAGCAAACAAGAAACTCTCAAGTTACTGGCTCGCCAACTCCAAGCTCAGAGTGAGTTGCGAGACTCTCTGGCCTATTTAGCAACGACATCGAATTTGGTCAAACTCACCCAAGCGCTAGATCTCGATGCGCTCGAGCAAATGCCTGTTGAGGATTTGCAGGGTACGGTCGATTCGCTTCAGCGCGACCTCGAAAAGGCTATTCCCTTCGTGAACGACCAAGAAGAAGAATTACGCTTTCAGTGCGGGCGCATTGAGGAACTACAGGAGCAACTACGGCAAGCTGGCGAGGTCGAGCGCTCGAGCGTCCAGCTGGAGCTGGAGGAGGAAATGGATCGCTATCGTTTTTTAGAAGAAACGCTTGTCGGTCAACGCCGAACGCTAAAGATCCGGGAGAATATCCTGGAACAACATCAGCACGTCTTAATGCGCCGACAGGGTTATTCTGTAGAGTCCGACGCGATCGAGCGCATCGATCTCGGTCCTGTCTTGCACCAACTTGAGGAGCGCCGCGCGCACCTTGAGGAAGAGCTACAACGCATCGACGGCACGATCGAGCAGCTGCGTTCGGGGGCGGGGCAATTACAGGAGCAGGTACGATTCTACGAGAGCCAGTGCGCTTCCAAACGTAAGGAAGTGCAAGTGGCCGAAGCAGTACTTCAGCAATTGCAGGCAGCGGCTGCCAGAGTGTGGGGCCAAGTTAATGCCAGCGAAGCGATGCTGCAGCAGCAACGAGATGCACTCCAGGCTACCCGCGAACGGCTCGAAGCAGTGGTGCTAGAGGTAGGTGGCAATCACTATCGAGAGGTGTTGGGCGAGGTGCAACGTGCACTGGGGTTGTTGGCACCCTCGGAGGTTAGCGCAAGCTGA